Genomic DNA from Corallococcus silvisoli:
GAGAGTAGGTCGCTGCCGGATTCTTTTTGAAAGCCCCTGGTGCCTCATGGCGCCAGGGGCTTTGTCTTTGCGGGCTTCGGATCGCCTGCCGTGAACGCACGTGTTCGCGTTCGCTCGGCTTCATGCGCTCCTTCCTACAGAATGGCGCGCTGCGTTGTGTTGAGTCGACCTCGCTCGGAGTCCGCTGTCCAGAAGGTTCAGGAGCGTCGGGCAATCTCCTCATGTGGCGGTCCAAGAAGCGCGATTCGCTGGGGGGCGAACTGCCCTCGCGGATACCCCTCGGACTGCTTCGCCTGGCCTCTTGGGGCCGCCTGGGAGGGCCGCGATTGTGATCGGATCGGTGACGTTGGCGCGCCCCGCGAATGAGGGGTGGGTCAGCTCCAGGGCGTCTGGACTCCAAGTTCTCGGATTCCTTGGGGAATCGCGTCATTGTGGATGTTTGACCGCCGTTCCTACTGGATCTAGAGTCATTGCTCCCCCCGGTCTGCGCACCGCCTGCCGCGGTTCGTACTCGCCGGCGCCGGGCAGCCCCGCGAGATGAAGAAGCCGACCTTCTTTGGGAAGTACCTGCTCCTCGAGCGCGTCAACGTCGGCGGTATGGCCGAGGTCTTCATCGCGAAGGCCTTTGGCGTCGAGGGCTTCGAGCGCATCCTGGCCATCAAGAAGATCCTCCCGACGATGGCCGAGGATGACGAGTTCATCACGATGTTCATCGATGAGGCGCGAATCAGCGTTCAGCTGAACCACGCCAACATCGTGCACATCCACGAGCTCGGGAAGCACGAGGACGCGTACTTCATCGCCATGGAGTACGTGGCGGGCCGCGACGTTCGCACGCTCCTGGAGCGCTATCGCCGTCGCAAGGAGATCATGCCCACCGCACAGGCGGTGTTCATCGTCTCGAAGATGTGTGAGGGCCTGGACTACGCCCACCGCAAGAAGGACGCGCGCGGCCAGGATCTGCACATCATCCACCGCGACGTGTCTCCGCAGAACATCCTCGTCTCCTACGAAGGCGAGGTGAAGATCATCGACTTTGGCATCGCCAAGGCCGCCAACCGCTCTCAGAAGACCCAGGCCGGCATCCTCAAGGGGAAGTTCGGCTACATGAGCCCGGAGCAGGTCCGGGGCATGCCCATCGACCGGCGCAGCGACATCTTCGCGGTCGGTGTGCTGCTCTACGAGATGCTCACGGGCGAGAAGCTCTTCGTGGGCGAGTCGGACTTCTCCACGCTGGAGAAGGTGCGCAACGCGGACATCCCGCTGCCGCGGGAATTCAACCCGAACATCTCCTCGGGCCTGGAGAAGGTCGTCCTCAAGGCGCTCGCTCGCGAGCCCGAGGACCGCTACCAGTGGGCGTCGGACCTCCAGGAGGACCTGATGCGCTTCCTCCTCGCGGGGGATGCCATCTACTCGTCGAAGCACCTGTCCGGCTTCATGAAAGAGGCCTTCGCCGAGGACATGCTCCGCGAGGCCGAGAAGATGGAGCGCTATGCCTCCGTCGAGCGCCCCGACCAGATTGAGCACTCGGGCGTGACGGTCCCGCCGCCTGCGGCGGCGCCGCCGCCCCGCGCGACCGCGCAGAAGAAGTCTCCTGCTCCCTCGGCGTCGGGCTCTCCCGTGGGCCGCGCCTCCACGGCGCCTGCCCAGCCCGCGCCAGGCTACATCCCGCCGCCCACCGCCGAGGAGCTGGCGGAGATGGATGGCGCCGCGGACAAGACGCAGATCGTCGACTCGACGCACACGTTCCGCGCGCCCGAGACCCGCATCGCTGACAGCAGCGTCGTGGTGGATGACAGCATCACGGGCCGTTCGGAGAACCCCATCGACCGGGCCGGGCACCACACCAGTGCTTCTCCGTTCGCTCGCGACGATGCGCCGCGCGGCAAGGGCAAGAGTGGCCCCAAGTCGCAGGTCATCATCGGGGATGAGGGCGGCGAGGCCTATGCCGGCGCGACCATGATCGGTCCGGCTCCAACGGCTCCTCCCTCCCGCGGGCGTGGGGGATCGGCCGCCCCGGTGCTCGACCCCGAGGAAGAGGAGACGACGGGCAACATCACTCTCCCCGTGGGGTCCCGCCACAACGGGCTCCGCGCCCAGGCCGCCGACGAGGAGGACCCGGACGGCGCCTACGACGACCAGGGCGACGAGTTCGACCGTGGAGGCGAGGAAGACTACGGGGACGAAGGGCAGCAGGACGCGGACGAGCCGCCCTATGACGACGAGGCCGACGGCCCGGCGACCATTCCCCAGAAGGCTTCCAAGATGGCGAAGCCGGCCCCGGCCGCCAAGGTCGAGGCCAAGGCCAAGGCCAAGCCGAAGGCACCGGCAGGGCCGAAGAAGCCGCTTCCCAAGCCCGCCATCATCGGCGCGGCCGTCGCGGTGGCACTGCTCCTCATCGGGGGCGTCGTGGTGATGGTCCGTGGCTCGTCCACGGGCTCCGTCAACTTCATCGTGAACGCGATGAACGCCACCGTCCTCGTGGACGGGGAGCCGGTGATCGCCAATCAGGTCATCGAGTTGTCCGCGGGCCTGCACCAGGTGACGGCCTCCGCTCCCGGCTACCAGCCCGTGAAGCAGCAGGTGGAGGTCGTCGCGGGGCAGGCGGCGACCCCCATCCTCCTGGGACTGACGGCCACCGCGCCCACTCCCAAGGAGCCCGAGCCCAAGCCGCCGGAGCCGAAACAGCCGGAGCCCCAGGTTCCCCCCACGACGCCGCCCCCGGTCGTCGACAACACGCCCCCGCCCACGACGCCGGAGCCCCCGCCGCAGAAGCCTGTCGAGCCGCCAGCGCCGAAGACGTTCACCGCCGTGTTCGAAGGCCAGGAGGGCGCGGAGATCACGGTCAACGGCAAGTCCCTGGGCAAGCTGCCCGGGGCGAAGCTCGCGGACCTGGAGATCGGCAAGAAGTACACCTTCACGGCGAAGCGCTCGGGCTACAAGCCCTTCTCGGGCGACTTCCTGTCCGGCGGTGACACGGAAGTGCGCGTGGCCGTGGACATGGAGGCCGAACCCGCGCCCGAGCCGCCCAAGCCCACGCCGCCGAAGCCGAAGCCGAAGCCTCCCGTCGTCGTCGCGACCCCGAAGCCTCCGCCTCCTCCCAAGCCCGTGGCGGCCGCCGCGATGGGCAAGTTCGCCTGCAGCACGTCTCCAGCGGGCGCCCAAATCTGGGTGGATGGAAAGAACACGGGTCGGGTCAGCCCCGTCCCGCTGGGCAATCCGCTGTCGCTCGCCGTGGGCAAGCGCAAGGTCGTCTTCAAGCTCAACGGCAAGTCGACCAAGCCCCAGGTGGTGGTCATCGAGGCGGAGGGCGTGGCCAAGCTCATCAACGTTCCGGTGAACTGAGCGGACGGGCCAGAGGGCATCTTGTGCCCTCCGAGATTGTTGAGCAGGGATGGCAGGGGGCGGGCTATGACGCCCCGCCCACGACGCTCCTTACGTTGAGGTGATGTGTCCATGAACACGATGTCCACTCGAGCCAAGCCCGACGCTGGCCCCGCGCAGCAGCCCTTCACCTATCCACTCCGCAAGGAGTTCGTGGAGCCCGACTGGCGGCGCATCCCCGGCTACAAGGACGTCACCGCGGCGGAGTGGGAGAGCTCGGTGTGGCAGCGCAAGCACACCGTGAAGAACCTGCGCGAGCTGCGGGCGACGCTCGGGGCGCTGCTGCCCGACGACCTGGCGGCGAGCATGGAGCTGGACCAGAAGGAGCGGGCGACGATGTCCATCCTCGTCCCGCCCCAGATGCTCAACACCATGAACCTGGAGGACCTGTGGAGCGACCCGGTCCGCCGGTACATGCTCCCGGCGATCGCCGACCGCCGCACCGACTGGCCCAACCACCCGCGCGCCAGCCGTGACAGCCTCCACGAGGCGGACATGTGGGTCGTCGAGGGCCTGACGCACCGCTATCCGACCAAGGTGCTGGCGGAGATGCTGCCCACCTGCCCGCAGTACTGCGGCCACTGCACGCGCATGGACCTGGTGGGCAACGACGTCCCCCAGGTGTCCAAGCACAAGTTCGCGACCGGTCAGAAGGAGCGCTACGAGCAGATGCTGGACTACCTGCGCCGCACGCCCACCGTGCGCGACGTGGTGGTGTCCGGCGGCGACATCGCGAACCTGCCCATCCAGGCGCTGGAGCCGTTCGTCAGCGCGCTGATGGACATCCCGAACATCCGGGACATCCGCCTGGCCAGCAAGGGGCTCATGGCCCTGCCGCAGCACTTCCTCCAGGACAGCGTCCTGGCGGGCCTGGACCGGCTGGCGAAGAAGGCCGTGGACCGTGGCGTGGACCTGGCGCTGCACACGCACGTCAACCACGCGCAGCAGCTCACGCCGCTGGTGGGCAAGGCCGTGCGCAAGCTGCTCGACATGGGCTTCCGCGACGTGCGCAACCAGGGGGTGTTGCTGCGCGGCGTGAACGACAGTCCCAAGGCGCTGTTGGACCTGTGCTTCACGCTGCTCGACCACGCGAAGATCCTGCCGTACTACTTCTACATGTGCGACATGATCCCCAACAGCGAGCACTGGCGGCTGTCGGTGGCCCAGGCGCAGAAGCTCCAGCACGACATCATGGGGTACATGCCGGGCTTCGCCACGCCGCGCATCGTGTGTGACGTGCCGTTCGTGGGCAAGCGGTGGATCCACCAGGTGTCGGAGTACGACCGCGAGCGCGGCATCTCCTACTGGACCAAGAACTACCGCACGAGCGTCGAGGCGAACGACGCCGACGCACTTGATCGGAAGTACGAGTACTACGATCCCATCGACACGCTGCCGGAGTCCGGTCAGGCGTGGTGGCGGGAGCAGCCCAAGGCCGCGTGATGGATTCCTCCGCGGGCGCGCTGGCGCCCTTGTTCACCCGTCCCTCGCTCAGCGCGGAGGGGCGGGCCCGGTTGTTTCCCTCCGCGACCGACGCGGAGTGGGGCGACTGGCGCTGGCAGCAGCGGCATTCGGTGCGCAACCTGGAGCAACTGGAGCGCTACGTGCGCCTGACCCCGGAGGAGCGCGCCGGGGTGCAGGAGACGTCCTCGCTGTTCCGCGTGGGCATCAGCCCCTACTACCTGTCGCTCATCGATCCCGACCACGCGTCGTGCCCGGTGCGCATGCAGTCCATCCCGGTGCGTGCCGAGGCGCGGGTGCGGCCCGGGGAGCTGGAGGATCCGCTCGGCGAGGACAAGACGCGCCCGGAGGAGTGCATCATCCATAAGTATCCGGACCGGGTGCTGTTCCTGGCCATCGATACGTGTTCCGTCTACTGCCGGCACTGCACCCGGCGGCGCATCACCAAGGGCGGCGAGGCGGAGCTCACCAAGGATCAGATGCGCCGGGGCATCGACTATGTGCGCAACCACCCCGAGGTGCGCGACGTGCTCATCTCCGGGGGCGATCCGTTCCTGCTGAGCGAGGAGCGGCTGGAGTCGCTGCTCGCGCCGCTGAGCGAGATTCCGCACGTGGAGATGATCCGCATCGGGACGCGCGTTCCGGTGGTGCTGCCCATGCGGGTCACGGATTCGTTGGCGCGCCTGCTGCGCCGCTACGCGCCCGTCTACGTCATCACCCACTTCAACCACCCGAAGGAAGTGACGCCCGAGGCCCGTGAGGCGTGCGAGCGGTTGGTGGACCATGGCGTGCCGGTGGAGAACCAGGCGGTGCTGATGCGGCAGCTCAACTCGGATGCGCGCATCATCAAGGAGCTGTCGCACGTGCTCCTGCGCAGCCGCGTGCGTCCGTACTACCTGCACCAGATGGATGTGGCGGAGGGGTGCGAGCATCTGCGCACGCCCATCGCCAAGGGGTTGGAGATCCTCCAGCAGCTGCGCGGACACACCAGCGGGCTCGCGGTGCCGCACCTCGCCGTGGACCTGCCCGGCGGGGGAGGGAAGGTCACGCTCCAGCCCGACTACGTCATCGAACGGGGCGAGCGGGAGACGCTGTTCCGCAACTACAAGGGGCAGACGTACGCCTACCCCGAGCCCGAAGAGACGGATTGCTCCTGCCCGTACGACGAGGTGTGGCAGGCCCGGGCGCGGGAGCTGCGCGCCGCGGGTCGCTGACGGCCCCGAAGTCCTGGCGCGCGCTGGGAGCTACTTGCCGCGCTTGGAGCCCGACTTGGACGCCTTCCGGCCGGGGGCCGAGTGCGGGGTGCCGCCCGTGTCACCGATGTCCACGGCCGGCGCGGTCTCCAGCTTGGAGTCGACATCGACGACGGGGTCCGCCCCCTCCTCGGCTTCGAGCTCCACGGGGTCCGCGTCGCTGAAGCCCTGCTGGATGTGGACCTCTCCGTCGCCCTTGCGCTTCTTCGCCTCGGCTTCCTTCTCCGCCTTGGCCTTGTCGTCGAGCCGCTTGGACTCGTTGGCGACGCGCTGGTTGTCCTCGGGCGTCATCCGGGCCGTGTAGCCCGCGTACTCCTTCGCGGAGACGCCGTGCTTCTCCATGACCTTGGCCGCCTCCTCCTGCTGGGCGCGGATGGACTTGCCGCGGTCCTCGTTGCTCATCTCCGACGGTTTGCGGTCGCCGTACTCGGCGTTCACCTTGGCTTGGGCCGCGGCCTCATCTCGCTGGATGGCGGCCACCTTCTCCGGCGTCAGTCCTTCCTCCTCCGCGAAGGCAGGGGTCGCCAGCACCAGCGACGAGGCAGTGAGCATCAACGAGAGACGGGGGATCATGGGGAGGCTCCTCAATCGGACCCATCATAGGCATGGAGCCCGAGGGGACGCATGGGCGAGCGCCTCCCGGTGGGCGGTTCTTCGCCGCGCGCCAGCTCAGGGGGCCTGACAGCGGGTGCAGCCGTCTCCGGCGCCCGCGCACTGCTCGCGTGCCTTGGCGCAACGCGGCGGCAGGTCGTCGCGGTCCGCGTTCCGGTCCACGAGCCCGCAGAGCCGCTCCGCCGTCGCGCAGGTCTTCGCGGAGACGTCGCACTGCTCCGCGCAGCTCATGTTGTCTTCCTGCTCGCGTGCCCGGAGCTCGTCGAGGCGCGCCTCGATGCCGTCGATGGCCGCGTCGTCATCTCCGGCCACCCGCGTGTCCACGTGCTTCGCGCAGCCCGTCAGCGCGAATCCCACCAAGACGAAGAGGGCCATCCACGACCGGGTCGCTCGCATGCCCTACCCATATGCGCCCGCTCCGGGCCGCGTCCAGTCGCCCACTCCCTCGGCTGGGTTCGGCAATGGAGAACGGGTCCTGGGGAAGTGGGGGGCGCTCACCGTGGAGGGCGTGGGCC
This window encodes:
- a CDS encoding serine/threonine-protein kinase; amino-acid sequence: MKKPTFFGKYLLLERVNVGGMAEVFIAKAFGVEGFERILAIKKILPTMAEDDEFITMFIDEARISVQLNHANIVHIHELGKHEDAYFIAMEYVAGRDVRTLLERYRRRKEIMPTAQAVFIVSKMCEGLDYAHRKKDARGQDLHIIHRDVSPQNILVSYEGEVKIIDFGIAKAANRSQKTQAGILKGKFGYMSPEQVRGMPIDRRSDIFAVGVLLYEMLTGEKLFVGESDFSTLEKVRNADIPLPREFNPNISSGLEKVVLKALAREPEDRYQWASDLQEDLMRFLLAGDAIYSSKHLSGFMKEAFAEDMLREAEKMERYASVERPDQIEHSGVTVPPPAAAPPPRATAQKKSPAPSASGSPVGRASTAPAQPAPGYIPPPTAEELAEMDGAADKTQIVDSTHTFRAPETRIADSSVVVDDSITGRSENPIDRAGHHTSASPFARDDAPRGKGKSGPKSQVIIGDEGGEAYAGATMIGPAPTAPPSRGRGGSAAPVLDPEEEETTGNITLPVGSRHNGLRAQAADEEDPDGAYDDQGDEFDRGGEEDYGDEGQQDADEPPYDDEADGPATIPQKASKMAKPAPAAKVEAKAKAKPKAPAGPKKPLPKPAIIGAAVAVALLLIGGVVVMVRGSSTGSVNFIVNAMNATVLVDGEPVIANQVIELSAGLHQVTASAPGYQPVKQQVEVVAGQAATPILLGLTATAPTPKEPEPKPPEPKQPEPQVPPTTPPPVVDNTPPPTTPEPPPQKPVEPPAPKTFTAVFEGQEGAEITVNGKSLGKLPGAKLADLEIGKKYTFTAKRSGYKPFSGDFLSGGDTEVRVAVDMEAEPAPEPPKPTPPKPKPKPPVVVATPKPPPPPKPVAAAAMGKFACSTSPAGAQIWVDGKNTGRVSPVPLGNPLSLAVGKRKVVFKLNGKSTKPQVVVIEAEGVAKLINVPVN
- a CDS encoding KamA family radical SAM protein, which translates into the protein MNTMSTRAKPDAGPAQQPFTYPLRKEFVEPDWRRIPGYKDVTAAEWESSVWQRKHTVKNLRELRATLGALLPDDLAASMELDQKERATMSILVPPQMLNTMNLEDLWSDPVRRYMLPAIADRRTDWPNHPRASRDSLHEADMWVVEGLTHRYPTKVLAEMLPTCPQYCGHCTRMDLVGNDVPQVSKHKFATGQKERYEQMLDYLRRTPTVRDVVVSGGDIANLPIQALEPFVSALMDIPNIRDIRLASKGLMALPQHFLQDSVLAGLDRLAKKAVDRGVDLALHTHVNHAQQLTPLVGKAVRKLLDMGFRDVRNQGVLLRGVNDSPKALLDLCFTLLDHAKILPYYFYMCDMIPNSEHWRLSVAQAQKLQHDIMGYMPGFATPRIVCDVPFVGKRWIHQVSEYDRERGISYWTKNYRTSVEANDADALDRKYEYYDPIDTLPESGQAWWREQPKAA
- a CDS encoding KamA family radical SAM protein — its product is MDSSAGALAPLFTRPSLSAEGRARLFPSATDAEWGDWRWQQRHSVRNLEQLERYVRLTPEERAGVQETSSLFRVGISPYYLSLIDPDHASCPVRMQSIPVRAEARVRPGELEDPLGEDKTRPEECIIHKYPDRVLFLAIDTCSVYCRHCTRRRITKGGEAELTKDQMRRGIDYVRNHPEVRDVLISGGDPFLLSEERLESLLAPLSEIPHVEMIRIGTRVPVVLPMRVTDSLARLLRRYAPVYVITHFNHPKEVTPEAREACERLVDHGVPVENQAVLMRQLNSDARIIKELSHVLLRSRVRPYYLHQMDVAEGCEHLRTPIAKGLEILQQLRGHTSGLAVPHLAVDLPGGGGKVTLQPDYVIERGERETLFRNYKGQTYAYPEPEETDCSCPYDEVWQARARELRAAGR